ACCATCGGCGATGCGCTGCAGCAGCGCCCGGCGGTGCAGGGCCTGGGCAGCATCATCGGCTATCTGTCGCTCGGCACCCGCCATGGCGTGGTGATCGACGGCGAACTGGAAACGGTGCAGTGGGAAGGCGGCGACGGCACGCTCCGGCGCGCACGCATTCCGCTGGTGTGGTTCACCCGGGAGAAACGCAATGAACTGGTCTGACGACGAACGCTTCGACGCCGACCCCAACGGCGGCGATGCCACCGACCCGCTAGCGACGGCAGGCGCGCCGCAGGGCGACGGCCCGCTGTTCCTCGGCGACACCGGCACGCTGCCGTTCGACGCGCGCCGCGCGCTGTGCCAGCTGCTGGCCGGGCCGAGCGTGGACGCGCAGCGGCACGGGCCGCTGTGGCCGGCGCTGCTGCGCCACGAGCAGGCGATCCGCCGCGTGCTGTGCGAGCTGTTCCTGGAGCTGGTGCTGGACCGCGAGGGCGGGGTGGCGTTCACCCGCCAGGCCGACACCGCCGAGCTGGAGGCGCCGACCCTGCTGCGCAGCGCGCCGCTGACCTTTATCGAGTCGGTGCTGCTGCTGTTCCTGCGCCAGCGGCTGGCCGAGGCCGACACCCGCGGCGAACGCGCGGTGGTGGACGAGGCGCAGCTGCTCGAGGCGCTGTCGGTGTACGAGAAGAACCTGTCCACCGACCGCGCCGGGTTCGCCCGGCGGGTGATGACCGCGATCGGCAAGCTGCGCGAGAACCAGCTGCTGTCGCGCCTGCGCGGCAGCGAGGACCGCTACGAGGTCTCGCCGGTGCTCAAGCTGCTGTTCTCGGCCGAGGACGTGCAGGCACTGGCGCAGGCGTACCGCAGCCTGCGCGAGGAGGAGACGGCCGCGGAGTGATCCGTCGCCCCTCGGGAGCACGTCCTCTTTCGAGGAGGATGCCCGAAGGGCGGATAGAGGCAGGCAGTGCGATGTTTCAGGAACTGGCGCGGCAGTATCGCAGCGACGCAAGCACAGGGCCGCAAGCTGTTCCCTTCCTCCCGGGAGAAGGTGCCCGAAGGGCGGATGAGGGTATGTCGCGTGGCGATGTCGCAGAGTGCAACGGAGCACGCATGCCGCAAGGCAGGCCGCACTCCACCCGGCTTCCAACCCATCGCTCCACGACGCACCCGCTTCCCCGCAACACCCAGAAAACCCGCTTCAACCATTCGTGATGGCCTGTCTCCGCATACCCCCGTCGTCCTGTTTTGATGAGTGAGCAATGAATTCCCAGCCCAACCTCCAGCCGGCGCAGCCGGGTCAATCGCTGTTCGCCGATTCGCTCGCCGAGCAGCGTGCGCAGCAGTTCCGCATGCGGCGGTTGCAGGTGCACAACTGGGGAACGTTCAACGGCCTGACCGAGGTGCCGATCGCCGAAAAGGGCTTCCTGTTCGT
The Xanthomonas sp. AM6 DNA segment above includes these coding regions:
- a CDS encoding DUF4194 domain-containing protein; translated protein: MNWSDDERFDADPNGGDATDPLATAGAPQGDGPLFLGDTGTLPFDARRALCQLLAGPSVDAQRHGPLWPALLRHEQAIRRVLCELFLELVLDREGGVAFTRQADTAELEAPTLLRSAPLTFIESVLLLFLRQRLAEADTRGERAVVDEAQLLEALSVYEKNLSTDRAGFARRVMTAIGKLRENQLLSRLRGSEDRYEVSPVLKLLFSAEDVQALAQAYRSLREEETAAE